One window of Methanobacterium alkalithermotolerans genomic DNA carries:
- a CDS encoding CRISPR-associated protein Cas4, with the protein MQQIDAKPHPSIKGVMIIDGKNNFPISWLNKQGYCEYSIYLENVRGIETEPTIEMKQGQAIHQELENEFKKGAEIIDFNEMIDLSQTQEILSREMFVSSPKFGIRGLIDEIWLTPDEFIIIDDKPGSIAYNSSINQVWGYCLAFKDIIGSDDRKIMGALRQRGSSKIFWMQEFNENAQKTIQKLLDRMQDLFNGSKHFLPTNNPRKCAKCRFNSFCEFG; encoded by the coding sequence ATGCAGCAAATAGATGCAAAACCCCATCCTTCCATAAAAGGAGTTATGATTATAGATGGAAAAAATAATTTTCCCATCAGCTGGCTCAATAAACAGGGCTACTGTGAATACAGTATATATTTAGAGAATGTAAGGGGTATTGAAACTGAACCCACCATTGAAATGAAGCAAGGCCAGGCTATTCACCAGGAACTGGAAAATGAATTCAAAAAAGGCGCAGAAATCATAGACTTTAATGAAATGATTGACCTTTCCCAAACTCAGGAGATCCTGAGTAGAGAAATGTTTGTATCATCTCCTAAATTTGGAATCAGAGGTTTAATAGATGAAATATGGTTAACTCCCGATGAATTTATTATAATTGATGATAAACCGGGATCAATTGCTTATAATTCTTCCATTAATCAGGTCTGGGGCTATTGCCTGGCATTTAAAGATATTATTGGCTCTGATGATAGAAAAATTATGGGGGCCTTACGCCAGAGAGGAAGCAGTAAAATATTCTGGATGCAGGAATTTAATGAAAATGCTCAAAAGACCATTCAAAAATTACTGGATAGGATGCAGGACCTTTTTAATGGATCTAAACATTTTTTACCCACCAATAATCCTAGAAAATGTGCAAAATGCAGATTTAATAGCTTTTGTGAATTTGGATAA
- a CDS encoding histidine kinase dimerization/phosphoacceptor domain -containing protein, translating to MDFNSDSIKTDVLKSTLSALPYMVFLIDKEGRIIFFNQKVVDCLDGDMEEFIGKKWADLDFSQTTTKINKKIINVLQTHRTQSGTITLSLKKGLKSFNYVFNIIKVDKGSSIGVLAVLMDSNQLKNISSDENLNEVRLKAMICLYEMSDCSLGEITDYALEQLVEITGSKLGYLSFLNETEDLLTMYSWSKEAMKKCEINDKPIYYPVHETGLWGEAIRQRKPIIINDFKAPNKLKKGYPKGHVHLKRHMNVPIFDGDKIVALAGVGNKKESYIEEDITQIRILMNFLWSIIKRKNSEKALRNSLNEKEVMLNEIHHRVKNNLQVISSLLALQADFMESNEAKNVLLEARGRVKSMAMTHDKFYHADDLSKINFSQYLRELVDDILLSSLQDSKLINLQIELDNSLLNLEIALPLGLIVNEILTNSLKHAFVESDEKIIFIYLHKNYDEFELILKDNGVGFPEDIDFRNTDTMGMQLVMSLIMQIGAQIELNINQGTEFIIKFKNESLDEDY from the coding sequence ATGGATTTTAATTCAGATTCCATTAAAACCGATGTTCTAAAATCAACTTTATCGGCCTTACCCTACATGGTTTTTTTAATTGATAAAGAAGGCCGAATAATATTTTTTAATCAGAAAGTAGTAGATTGTCTGGATGGGGATATGGAAGAATTTATAGGGAAAAAATGGGCTGATCTGGATTTTTCCCAGACAACCACTAAAATCAATAAAAAGATAATTAATGTACTTCAAACCCATAGAACACAATCAGGGACAATTACTTTATCCTTAAAAAAAGGTTTAAAAAGTTTCAATTACGTTTTTAACATTATTAAAGTTGATAAAGGTTCTTCAATAGGAGTTTTAGCTGTTCTGATGGATTCAAATCAATTAAAAAATATATCTTCTGATGAAAATTTGAATGAAGTTCGTTTAAAAGCAATGATCTGCCTCTATGAAATGTCAGACTGTTCTCTGGGGGAGATAACTGATTATGCTCTGGAACAGCTGGTAGAGATTACAGGTAGTAAATTAGGATACTTGAGTTTTTTAAATGAAACTGAAGACTTATTAACCATGTATTCCTGGTCCAAAGAGGCTATGAAAAAATGTGAAATAAATGATAAACCTATATATTACCCGGTTCATGAAACGGGATTATGGGGAGAAGCTATACGTCAGCGAAAGCCAATAATAATCAATGACTTTAAAGCCCCTAATAAATTAAAAAAAGGCTATCCAAAAGGCCATGTTCATTTAAAAAGGCATATGAATGTCCCTATATTTGATGGGGATAAAATCGTGGCCCTGGCAGGGGTGGGCAATAAAAAAGAATCTTATATTGAAGAGGATATTACTCAGATTAGAATTTTAATGAACTTTTTATGGAGTATAATCAAGCGTAAAAATTCAGAAAAAGCACTGAGAAATTCTCTAAATGAGAAAGAAGTCATGCTAAATGAAATTCATCATAGGGTTAAAAATAACCTGCAGGTTATATCCAGTCTCCTGGCCCTTCAAGCAGATTTCATGGAATCAAATGAAGCAAAAAATGTTTTATTAGAAGCCAGGGGGCGTGTAAAATCAATGGCCATGACTCATGATAAATTTTACCATGCTGATGACTTATCAAAAATTAATTTCTCCCAATACTTGAGAGAATTAGTTGACGATATTTTATTAAGCTCCCTGCAGGACTCTAAATTGATTAATTTGCAGATCGAATTGGATAATTCCCTATTAAATCTGGAAATAGCACTTCCTCTGGGTTTAATTGTAAATGAAATCTTAACCAATTCCCTGAAACATGCCTTTGTAGAATCTGATGAGAAGATAATATTCATCTATCTACATAAAAATTATGATGAATTTGAATTGATATTAAAAGATAATGGTGTGGGCTTTCCCGAAGATATTGATTTTAGAAATACAGATACTATGGGTATGCAATTAGTAATGTCTTTGATTATGCAAATTGGTGCTCAGATAGAATTAAATATCAATCAGGGTACAGAATTTATTATAAAATTTAAGAATGAAAGTTTAGATGAAGATTACTAA
- a CDS encoding DEAD/DEAH box helicase: protein MDQLLFEELDLSKEMKKAIEDIGFEEATPIQSLTIPHALAGEDVIGQAQTGTGKTAAFGIPVLEKVYVPDNSVQAIVLCPTRELCIQVAEEIVKLSKYMKKVKVLPIYGGQPIGRQIRALNKGVHIVIGTPGRVMDHLQRGTLKLDGVEMVVLDEADEMLDMGFREDIEEILRFVPKKRQTLLFSATLSKDILRLTKKYQKNPQFLKVPHHHLSAPKIDQSYFEVNEKMKAELLSRLMDIHDIKLALVFCNTKRRVDRLVKDLKTRGYFVDGIHGDMRQAQRDRVMNKYRNGKIDILVATDVAARGIDVPDVEAVFNHDVPNDTEYYVHRIGRTGRAGKQGRSFTFVSGKEIYKLRDIQRYTKTKIKQERIPSLGDIEKIKIDLLLEKVKNSIQNDNLDSYIHTVEGLIEIGFNSLDISAALLKIIKEKEL from the coding sequence ATGGATCAATTACTATTTGAAGAATTAGATTTATCTAAAGAAATGAAAAAAGCTATTGAAGATATTGGTTTTGAAGAAGCAACACCAATCCAGTCACTTACTATTCCCCATGCTTTAGCAGGGGAAGATGTTATTGGCCAGGCCCAAACCGGTACTGGCAAAACCGCTGCATTTGGGATTCCTGTATTAGAAAAGGTTTATGTCCCTGATAACTCAGTACAGGCTATTGTTTTATGTCCCACCAGGGAGCTTTGTATACAGGTAGCAGAAGAAATTGTAAAGCTATCCAAGTACATGAAAAAGGTAAAAGTACTCCCTATATACGGAGGACAACCTATAGGAAGACAGATTCGCGCCCTAAATAAAGGCGTACACATTGTCATTGGAACCCCGGGAAGGGTAATGGACCATTTACAAAGAGGTACCCTGAAACTTGATGGGGTGGAAATGGTGGTTCTGGATGAAGCAGATGAAATGCTAGATATGGGATTTAGAGAGGACATAGAAGAAATTTTAAGATTTGTTCCTAAAAAAAGGCAGACTTTACTATTCTCTGCAACCTTGTCCAAGGATATTCTCCGATTAACTAAAAAATACCAAAAGAATCCTCAATTCTTAAAAGTACCTCATCATCATCTTTCTGCTCCTAAAATAGACCAGAGCTATTTTGAAGTAAATGAGAAAATGAAAGCAGAGCTATTATCCCGTTTAATGGATATCCATGATATTAAACTGGCCCTGGTTTTCTGTAACACTAAAAGAAGAGTTGACCGTTTAGTAAAAGACCTCAAAACCAGAGGATATTTTGTGGACGGTATACATGGTGATATGAGGCAGGCTCAAAGGGACAGAGTAATGAATAAATATCGAAATGGTAAAATTGACATCCTGGTGGCAACTGATGTGGCTGCTAGAGGAATCGATGTTCCGGATGTGGAAGCAGTATTCAACCACGATGTTCCTAATGATACCGAATACTATGTACACCGAATAGGTAGAACTGGACGTGCTGGTAAACAGGGAAGATCATTTACCTTTGTATCTGGTAAAGAAATATACAAATTAAGGGATATTCAGCGTTATACCAAAACCAAAATAAAGCAGGAAAGAATTCCTTCTCTAGGGGATATTGAAAAAATAAAAATTGATCTTTTACTGGAGAAAGTCAAAAACAGTATCCAGAATGATAATCTGGACAGTTATATCCATACCGTGGAAGGTTTGATTGAGATTGGTTTCAATTCACTGGATATTTCAGCTGCATTATTAAAAATTATTAAAGAAAAAGAGCTCTAG
- a CDS encoding CDGSH iron-sulfur domain-containing protein: MVGKKDKMKIKIMKNGPYLVQGNIPLYKQKLVTDEAGHTVKLDDVSEYPLQESYILCRCGASKNKPYCDGTHTKISFDGTETASKKPYMEKAEVFEGDDLKLTDVHEFCDHSRFCLRAGGIRKLIENSNDPQARELAIEEAKLCPSGRLVLWDKKTATPFEKEFEPSIVMIHDPQKNCEGPIWVRGGIPIESADGSIYETRNRVTLCQCGKSENKPYCDGSHWMNARQKLKFRKKWGLDK; the protein is encoded by the coding sequence ATGGTGGGAAAAAAAGATAAGATGAAAATAAAAATCATGAAAAATGGACCTTATCTGGTTCAGGGAAACATACCCCTCTACAAACAGAAATTAGTAACAGATGAAGCAGGTCACACCGTAAAATTGGATGATGTATCAGAATATCCCCTCCAGGAATCTTATATTTTATGTCGATGTGGTGCATCAAAAAATAAACCATATTGTGATGGCACTCATACTAAAATCAGTTTTGATGGAACTGAAACTGCCAGTAAAAAGCCCTATATGGAAAAAGCAGAAGTTTTTGAAGGAGATGATCTGAAATTAACCGATGTCCATGAATTTTGCGACCATTCACGCTTTTGTTTAAGGGCAGGGGGAATAAGAAAACTCATTGAAAATTCAAATGATCCGCAAGCCCGGGAATTAGCCATTGAAGAAGCTAAACTTTGCCCCTCTGGTCGTTTAGTTCTATGGGATAAAAAGACAGCTACCCCCTTTGAAAAAGAGTTTGAACCATCTATTGTCATGATTCATGATCCTCAAAAAAATTGTGAAGGTCCAATATGGGTACGGGGAGGGATTCCCATTGAATCTGCAGATGGTAGCATATATGAAACCCGTAACCGGGTTACCCTGTGTCAGTGTGGAAAGTCTGAAAATAAGCCCTACTGTGATGGCAGCCATTGGATGAATGCCCGTCAAAAATTGAAATTTAGAAAAAAATGGGGCCTGGATAAATAA
- a CDS encoding winged helix-turn-helix domain-containing protein: MKSGTEFVAVDKDIQKKLNKIHRDVKLIKERSNQQYLELVISNLKKDFIYAINSYLSEDNESNLDKSMVEKCGMRNTCKANFTEFLNKNRSLINEDQLPGEKINHHRDELEKMKTEAPFDKCEICFSEVFDLFQKQVKLIRSLNIYQNNGNNKEGISLISEESIVKEVLEPLAHKQRIQIIKSLSSSTQTFSNLSQITGLRGGNLLYHLQKLIDKNLIIQRHDRGDYMITEKGNKLLGILTQMNDLIEK, encoded by the coding sequence ATGAAATCAGGAACTGAATTTGTGGCAGTGGATAAAGATATACAAAAAAAATTAAATAAAATCCATCGCGACGTAAAATTGATTAAAGAAAGATCTAATCAACAATATTTAGAATTAGTGATTTCTAATTTAAAAAAGGACTTTATTTATGCAATTAATAGCTATTTAAGTGAGGATAATGAGTCTAATTTAGATAAGAGTATGGTAGAAAAATGTGGTATGAGAAATACTTGTAAAGCAAACTTTACTGAATTTTTAAATAAAAATAGATCACTAATTAATGAGGATCAACTTCCCGGTGAAAAAATTAACCATCATCGAGATGAATTAGAAAAAATGAAAACCGAAGCCCCCTTCGATAAGTGTGAAATATGCTTTTCAGAAGTATTTGATCTTTTCCAGAAACAGGTGAAACTGATTCGTTCCCTTAATATTTATCAAAACAATGGAAATAATAAAGAGGGAATATCCCTGATTTCTGAAGAATCAATAGTAAAAGAAGTTCTAGAACCCCTGGCCCATAAACAAAGGATTCAAATAATCAAATCACTATCTTCCAGTACTCAAACTTTTTCTAACCTTTCCCAGATTACCGGTCTTCGTGGAGGTAATTTATTATACCATCTCCAGAAATTAATTGATAAAAACTTGATTATTCAACGTCATGACCGGGGAGATTATATGATAACTGAAAAAGGAAATAAATTACTGGGAATATTAACTCAAATGAATGATTTGATAGAAAAATAA
- a CDS encoding MTH865 family protein codes for MNIKEEIHSQIVGALAGATFPIKTPDELFDALPDGANTTCRAGDVELKASDAGNVLKSDDFPFKSAKEVADIIVDRAGL; via the coding sequence ATGAATATTAAAGAAGAAATACACAGTCAAATTGTAGGAGCACTAGCCGGTGCCACTTTTCCCATAAAAACTCCGGATGAATTATTTGATGCACTCCCTGATGGTGCTAATACCACTTGCAGAGCAGGGGATGTGGAATTAAAAGCATCTGATGCTGGAAACGTATTAAAATCTGATGATTTTCCATTTAAAAGTGCTAAAGAAGTGGCAGACATTATAGTGGATCGTGCAGGACTATAA